In one Bacillus sp. Marseille-P3661 genomic region, the following are encoded:
- a CDS encoding mannitol-1-phosphate 5-dehydrogenase: MKQNVHFGAGNIGRGFIGALFSATGYHVTFVDIADEIINKLNEKKCYQVKLATDKKETTTIHNVSGLNNLKQENEVVDAITKATYLTTAIGPNILPRIAPLIARGISVRVSETDEKLYVIACENQIGATDILKRHILEHLEEDAKVKLDGRVYFFNSAVDRIVPIQDNQVSLDVLVEPYYEWVVETTEEIPPIEGMKIVDELAPFIERKLFTVNTGHAVIAYLGYLDGKSTIDKTLADDNIAAQVEATLLETGDYLVKQYGLDREEHVNYIQKIIDRFRNPYLNDGVTRVGRSPIRKLGPEDRLVRPATEAQKAGLAYSNLAKAIAAALLFDYQEDEEAVKLQGMIKEQGIAKVLKEVSGLEENSEITKEVLRQYQLLKG, from the coding sequence TTGAAACAAAACGTTCATTTTGGAGCAGGAAATATTGGTAGGGGTTTTATTGGGGCATTATTTTCTGCCACAGGCTATCATGTAACTTTTGTTGATATAGCTGATGAAATTATTAATAAATTAAACGAAAAAAAATGCTATCAAGTAAAATTAGCTACTGATAAGAAAGAGACAACGACTATTCATAATGTTTCGGGTTTAAATAATTTGAAACAGGAAAATGAAGTGGTTGATGCAATTACAAAAGCAACTTATTTAACGACTGCGATTGGACCTAACATTTTACCGAGAATTGCACCTCTTATTGCTCGCGGCATATCGGTACGGGTTAGTGAAACGGATGAAAAACTATATGTAATCGCTTGTGAAAATCAAATAGGTGCAACAGATATACTAAAGAGACATATTTTAGAGCATTTAGAAGAAGATGCTAAAGTAAAGTTAGATGGTAGGGTTTACTTTTTTAATTCTGCTGTAGACCGGATTGTTCCTATTCAAGATAATCAAGTATCATTGGATGTACTGGTCGAGCCTTATTATGAATGGGTTGTAGAGACAACGGAAGAGATTCCTCCAATTGAAGGGATGAAAATTGTTGATGAATTAGCTCCATTTATTGAGAGGAAATTATTCACAGTCAATACCGGGCATGCTGTAATCGCCTACTTGGGTTATCTTGATGGAAAATCGACAATAGATAAAACGTTAGCGGATGATAACATTGCTGCTCAAGTTGAAGCGACATTGTTGGAGACTGGTGATTATTTAGTTAAGCAATATGGATTGGATAGAGAAGAGCATGTTAATTATATTCAAAAAATTATTGATCGATTTAGAAATCCATATTTAAATGATGGGGTAACAAGAGTAGGGCGTTCACCGATAAGAAAACTTGGACCAGAGGATCGTTTAGTACGACCTGCGACCGAAGCACAAAAAGCTGGATTAGCTTATTCCAACTTAGCAAAAGCAATTGCAGCTGCTTTGTTATTTGATTATCAGGAAGACGAAGAGGCTGTTAAACTGCAAGGTATGATTAAAGAACAAGGTATAGCAAAAGTATTGAAGGAAGTAAGTGGTCTTGAAGAGAATAGCGAGATTACAAAAGAGGTTCTACGGCAGTATCAATTGTTAAAAGGGTAA
- a CDS encoding PTS mannitol transporter subunit IICBA gives MTTLKVRVQKFGNFLSSMVLPNIGAFIAWGLITALFIPTGFFPNENLAQLVGPMVTYLLPLLIGYTGGKLVHDHRGGVVGAIVTAGVIVGAPDTPMFLGAMIMGPLAGYVIKKFDQAIEGKIRTGFEMLVNNFSAGILGAILAIVAFLAIGPAVDSFTQILVSGVDWLIAAGLLPLTSILIEPAKILFLNNAINHGVLSPIGLEQVQNEGKSILFLLEANPGPGLGVLLAFMLFGKGTAKQSAPGAGIIHFLGGIHEIYFPYVLMRPALFLAVILGGISGVFTLVLLGGGLVAPASPGSILAITAVTPPQAGAYIANFAAVLVAAGVSFAVSSIVLKTSKQEDENIEEAARKMQEMKGKKSSVAGSFTANSGTLLENVNKIVFACDAGMGSSAMGASLLRKKVKEAGLDVSVTNTSISNLPSDAQVVITQAELTPRAKAKLPNVYHISVENFLSSPEYDKLIDSIQSGVTEELTEVVEESQQEATGADHGHDDDDLLLEENIFLNKEFATKEEAIRFAGEVLVRAGYVEESYVDAMIERDNMTSTYMGNNVAIPHGTEQAKKAVIRSGFTVIQVPKGVDFDGQEAKLIFGIAGKDNTHLEILSGIAVICSEMENIDQMVQAKTTKELLDIINSK, from the coding sequence ATGACAACTTTAAAAGTGAGGGTACAGAAGTTTGGAAACTTTCTAAGCTCAATGGTATTACCAAACATCGGTGCATTTATTGCGTGGGGACTTATAACGGCATTATTTATACCAACAGGATTTTTCCCAAATGAAAACCTTGCCCAGTTAGTTGGGCCAATGGTTACATACTTATTGCCTTTATTAATTGGTTATACGGGAGGAAAACTTGTACATGATCATCGTGGTGGTGTTGTTGGGGCGATTGTCACAGCAGGGGTAATTGTTGGTGCACCAGATACACCGATGTTCCTAGGTGCAATGATTATGGGCCCGCTTGCTGGTTATGTGATTAAAAAGTTTGACCAAGCGATTGAAGGGAAGATTAGGACGGGCTTTGAGATGCTTGTTAATAACTTTTCGGCAGGCATTCTTGGTGCAATTTTGGCAATTGTTGCTTTTTTAGCTATCGGACCAGCTGTAGACAGCTTTACACAAATATTGGTGTCAGGTGTGGATTGGTTAATTGCTGCGGGTTTATTACCATTGACAAGCATTCTTATTGAGCCTGCTAAAATTTTATTTTTAAATAATGCAATAAACCATGGCGTACTTTCTCCAATTGGGCTAGAGCAGGTTCAAAATGAGGGGAAATCGATTCTATTTCTTTTGGAAGCAAATCCAGGTCCTGGACTAGGTGTCTTGTTAGCATTTATGCTGTTTGGGAAAGGTACTGCTAAGCAATCTGCACCAGGTGCAGGAATTATCCATTTCCTAGGGGGGATTCATGAAATTTACTTCCCTTATGTTTTAATGCGTCCTGCGTTATTTTTAGCAGTTATTTTGGGCGGTATAAGCGGTGTGTTTACACTAGTACTATTAGGTGGGGGCTTAGTAGCGCCCGCATCACCAGGTAGTATATTGGCGATTACAGCTGTTACACCGCCACAGGCAGGGGCATATATTGCTAACTTTGCGGCAGTTTTAGTGGCAGCGGGCGTGTCCTTTGCTGTTTCTTCTATCGTATTAAAAACAAGTAAGCAAGAAGATGAAAATATTGAAGAAGCTGCGCGGAAGATGCAAGAAATGAAAGGAAAGAAAAGTTCTGTTGCAGGATCTTTTACAGCTAATTCTGGTACATTACTTGAAAATGTGAATAAAATTGTATTTGCTTGTGATGCAGGAATGGGCTCCAGCGCAATGGGAGCATCTCTTCTTCGTAAAAAAGTGAAGGAAGCAGGCCTAGATGTTTCAGTAACAAATACATCGATTAGTAATTTACCGAGTGATGCACAGGTGGTTATTACGCAAGCAGAGTTAACACCACGTGCGAAAGCTAAATTGCCTAATGTCTATCATATTTCGGTGGAGAACTTCTTATCAAGCCCGGAATACGATAAGCTCATCGATAGTATACAAAGTGGTGTAACTGAAGAATTAACTGAAGTGGTTGAAGAATCACAACAAGAAGCTACAGGTGCAGATCATGGTCATGATGACGACGATTTGTTACTGGAAGAAAATATTTTCCTTAACAAAGAATTTGCAACTAAAGAAGAAGCGATACGCTTTGCTGGGGAAGTATTAGTTAGAGCAGGGTATGTTGAAGAAAGTTATGTAGATGCAATGATTGAACGTGATAATATGACATCTACTTATATGGGGAATAATGTAGCGATACCACATGGAACAGAACAAGCCAAAAAGGCTGTAATACGTTCAGGGTTTACTGTTATTCAAGTGCCAAAGGGTGTAGATTTTGATGGTCAAGAAGCGAAGCTGATTTTCGGTATTGCGGGTAAAGACAATACTCATTTGGAAATCCTATCTGGAATAGCGGTGATTTGTTCTGAAATGGAAAATATTGATCAAATGGTCCAAGCTAAAACAACAAAAGAATTACTCGATATCATTAATAGTAAATAA